The genome window CATTGCGCCCGCTGCAATATGCGCACCCAACGATCCAATTGTGACAAGCCCAGCCCAATCCCCTTCCTGTAAACTCTGCCCGATCGCATGATGTTCAGCCACTTCGGAGGCCCCAAGTTCAAGCATATCACCCAACACCAGCCACTTCCGCCCGGACACGGTCATCTCCCTGAATGTACGAATCGCCGCCACCATGCTGACGGGATTGGCATTGTAGGCGTCATTGATAAAGGTCACTCCACCCGCCACCGTCCGCTCCCAACGCATGGGAGGCCCCACAAACCGTTCAAACGCGGCAGCCATCTGTGCCCAGGTCACCCCAAACCCGCGAGCTACCGCAATGGCCAGCAAAGCATTGCTCCGGTTATGCAGGCCGGGTAAGGGCAGGCGAAAGGCATGGATTCCGCCCTCCACCCGATCTTCGACCTTACAGTTCCCCGTCTTCCCATCATCAAAAACAAGCCTGTAGTCAGCCTCCACATCGCCTCTGACGGACGTGGTGATAACCTGCCCGGGGGCACAGGCACGCAAAATGGATTCATGTGGTTCATCCCGACTGATTACAGCGATTCCGTGTGCCGGCAAGCTCCGCAGTAATTCCCCTTTTTCGCGCGCAATCGCCTCAACAGAAGAAAAGAATTCCAAATGGACAGGCCCGACATTCGTGATGACCCCCCAGTCCGGCTTGGCAATATCGCAAAGCGGTGCCATTTCTCCCGGATGATTGATGCCCAGTTCCAACACAGCCACCTGACTTGCCTGGGGAATCGCCAGGATACTGAGGGGAAGCCCGATATCATTGTTCCAGTTCCCCTTGGTGCGAGCCGTTGTATGCGTTTCTCCCAGGAGGCAGGCAATCATTTCCTTGACCGTTGTTTTGCCTGTACTGCCCGTTACGCCCACCACAGACAGTCCTCCGAGTTTGACGCG of bacterium contains these proteins:
- the murF gene encoding UDP-N-acetylmuramoyl-tripeptide--D-alanyl-D-alanine ligase — encoded protein: MSAAVTFDPQDLACWCGGQWVPHQPQQIHAVIHDTKKITPGSLFVALRGARFDGHDFVAQAFEAGAGAALISRSRLDALRDVGIPLLVVEDSARALKELATGYRVKLGGLSVVGVTGSTGKTTVKEMIACLLGETHTTARTKGNWNNDIGLPLSILAIPQASQVAVLELGINHPGEMAPLCDIAKPDWGVITNVGPVHLEFFSSVEAIAREKGELLRSLPAHGIAVISRDEPHESILRACAPGQVITTSVRGDVEADYRLVFDDGKTGNCKVEDRVEGGIHAFRLPLPGLHNRSNALLAIAVARGFGVTWAQMAAAFERFVGPPMRWERTVAGGVTFINDAYNANPVSMVAAIRTFREMTVSGRKWLVLGDMLELGASEVAEHHAIGQSLQEGDWAGLVTIGSLGAHIAAGAMTAGIPAERVHSCEGLESSLEILRNCIAPGDAVLVKASRGKHLDEVVVRLSGMLGKD